The region TTGGGCAGTATCAGCTTCGGGTGTTTGAAGTAGGGAACTATTACCTGCTTCTTGTAGTACTTCTCAAGGTAAACTTTCGGTGGGTTTTTCTCCACTACAAGAGGGCTCTCCGCACGGGCGGCACCCGAAAGTGCCGCCCACGCAAGGGCTAAGGAGACGGTTTTTATCAGCTTCTTCATCTGGGGCCCCTAACTAAAACTTAGGCAGTAGGGCGAAAACCGGTTTGAGCAGGGGAGGGGTGAGGTCTATCTGGACCTCTACCGAGTTTCCTATGTCGTCCAGTGAGCAGCTGTCGGGGGGAAGCTCAATCTTTACCCTGTCGTAGTTCCAGGCGAACGAGTAGGCCGGCATAGGCGAGGTGGAGTGGAGAGCCGCAAGGGAAGGCGAGGCCTTGATTTCCACTATCTTGCCTATTATCACCTTGCCGTCGAACCTTATCACCCTTGCCGTGTCTCCCACCCTGACCCTTTCAAGGTCTTTGTGGAGTATGTTGGCGAAAACGTAAACCCTCTTCCCTTTGGGCAGGACCAGCATCAGAGGGTCCCCTTCCCTCACTGCGTCGTTGTTCGTAACAAACACCTTGGTAACCGTTCCCTCTACAGGCGAGGGGATTACAAACGACACTAAGCCCGGAACGTTCATAAATCCCAGAATCTCGTCTTTCTTTATCCGGTCTCCCGGATGGATAGGGTTCTTAAACTTGAAAAAGCCGCTTGCGGGGGTTCTGATAACCTTTAAAGGCGCATCGTAGAAGGCCGATACCGCCCTGACCAGGTAAACACGGGTGTAGAGGGCTTCCAGAATGAAGATAACCAGCGTCAGTATGATAACCACGAAGAGGAAGGTTATGAATATCCTCCTGAGTATCTCCTCTGCTTCAGCCCTTTTGGGAGCCTTGGGCTTTCTCGCCTCCAGGGCCTCTCTGAGGTCTTCCCTTTTAATGGTGTTTATGAACTCGTCTACCGAAGGCTCTATGCTTCCCTCAAGGTAGGCCTCTATTATGTCCTGCATCAGGGATATCTGGTCGGGGCGGAGCTCTGTGAACCTGCACCCTATTGTCCCGTCGGGGTTTTTCCTGAGGAACTCGAGCTTTATGTTCTTTATAACGGTATCGAAAGTGTCGAACGGAACGATAAGGTTACCGGTTGCCCAGCGCTTCTGGAGGTACTCCTCCGGCAGGCCTATGATTGCACATCCGCCGATTGACCAGTCTTTGAGCTTGTACCTTTTCCCGTCTATCTCTATGTAGGCGGGTATCCTGTACCTGGGAAAGTGGCGGGTCGGCTCCGCCCGGAACTTCATCTTCCCTATGTTGTTCTGGTTCTTCTCCTCGCTCATTCTACCTTCCCCCGAAAATTCTTGTTAGGTTAATCAGGTCGTAGATGTTGAAGAACCCGACCGAGTAGCCCGTTAGTATGAAGAAGGTCAGTATCTTTGCCACAAGCTCCATGTGGGATGTTGCCACTACGTAGAGCCTATCCCAGATGGTCTCCTCTCCGGCCAGAATCGTCTTCTGTCTTGTCCACTTCTGTCTGTAGAGGTGACTGGTGATGTAGATTTTCACCAGTGAGCCGTATATCTGGTTGAAGTAGAGGAAGAAGGGCCACGACATGTAGTAGTAGCCCCGTTGCATGGCGTAGTAGAGGATGATTATGAACCTCGTAAAGAGTATCCACCAGAAGTAGGCAAATATTATTCCGCCGCCCCACTTTATCTCTCCGAGTATTGCGGCAAGTAGGCCGTAGAGCCCGGTCCACATCGTTATACGCTGGTCCCTTATCATGTACCACATGTAGAGAGAGGCGATACTGGAGGGTATTTTCATCGCCCTGTAGGTTGCCCGAAGGGAGTTACCGTACCAGCGCATCATCAGCATGGTTGCGCCTTTGAGGAAGTTCGGGTCGGGAGGGTCTTCGTGGGTGTACACCATCGCGTCCGATACGTAGAGCATCTCCCACCCGTTCTTCAGTACGTAGTACCAGGTGGACTTGTCGTCTCCCGTTAAAAAGCGCAGCCATCCTATCCGCCAGTGCTCTATAAAGTCGTACTGGACGGTCTCTGTAAACTCAGGGTCCAGGAAGAGGATTCCCCTGTAAACGGACATCCTTCCGGTTAGGGTCGGAACGCGCCTTGAGAGGGCGGCGGAGGCCATGTAGGTGTCGCGCTGGGCAAAGCGGAGTTTATACCACTGTTTGTAAACTTTGTAGGCAAAGTTCTTCTCCTCAAGGATACAGTCTTCGTCTGTGGTTACGGCCCCCAGCTTCGGGTAGAGGGCAAAGAGCTCTGCACACTTCTCCATAACGCCGTCTGTCAGTATGGAGTCTCCGTCTACAAGGGCTACGATTGCGTCTTTAAGGTTTACGGGCTCTTTGAGCAGGGCCCTGAAGGCCACAGCCAGTCCGTCCCTCTTTCCGGTTCCGGCAAACCGAACGATTATCAGCTTTGTATTCTGGGGCGGTTTGAGGGTGGTCCAGAGTTTCTTAACGAGGTTCTCCTCCGATTTCTCAACGACAGAGGCGATAAGCGTGGCTTTCATACCTTTGTTTGCACAGTTTATGATTTCCCTTATGGCGGCCCTGTAAACGCTTATGGAGATGTGTTCGGGGATTCGGTAGGTTGTGACCAGTATGAATACGTTCTTGGGCAGCATCTCTCTCGGCAGGGCCCTTGCCCTCTTCCTGATTGTGGGAAAGTAGACCTTCTTGTAAAAGGTTGCCCTGAGTGCGTTGATGATGAACCAGGTGTACCTCCAGGCGGCTATGGCTCCGATGATGATTAGGTACCTTTTCGCTTCCGGCACGAAGTATATCGGCCATAGCCAAAGGGCGTAACCTATGAGGAAGAGGATGTAGATAATCGTGTAGATTATCTGTTGCAAGGTTCAAAGGCCCCCATAAATCGTTTTTCTTTAGGGTAGTAGAGCTTCTCTGTATCGGTTGAGCGGTTACTGCACATCTTATCCTGAGGAGTCCTCATTATCTTTAAGGCGGCTTTAAGGTTGTTGTCGAGGAAGTTGTAGGTTACCTCGTTCTCTATTCCGAACTCCTTTGTGTCCCCTCCCAACCTTATTCCGGCACCTTTGTTGTCGAAAACTATGTTGTAGCGTATAACCTCTCGGTTCCCCCTTACCGATATCCCCCCGCTTGTCTTCTGCATACTTTTGAGACACACGTTGTTCTCTATTACGATTTTGGTTGCTCCCTCCTTAACGTCTACACATTCGGCTCCGTAGGTGGCTATGGTGTTGTACCTTATGAGTATGTTCTTTGTATGGTCCGGGTGGCCGTGGGTCTGCTCGGGTGCAGTTCCTACGTAGATACCTTCCCCGTTTTGCTTCCCCCTTCCGAATACGAAGTCCCTAAGTCCGCAGTGGGATATCGAGTTCCAGGCTATTTCGCTGTTTTCGGAGTATTTGATTCTCAGACACTCTCCCAGTGCGTTTTTCAGGTTAACGGCCTCTACCCTTATGCCGGATAGCATCTTCTCCGGTGAGCCGTGGATGTATATGAGCTTGTCGTGGTAGCAGTTCTCCTCTGTACAGTCGGCGAACTGGCCGTTTATGTTCAGGTGGAGGAGCTGAATGTAGCTGTTTCTGACGTCGATTATGCGCCCTTTAGGTTTGTCGTTCCCCACTATGAGGCTTCCCGGGGTTCCCACTACTGTGATTGGTTTTCCGGGTAGGCCGTCTCTGACCGTTTTGATGTTTTCTCGGTAGGTTCCCGGCATCAGGACTATTGTGTCTCCCGGTTGGGCAAGCTCCAGGGCACTCTGTATGTGTTTCAGGGGGTACTTTGAGGAGAGGCCAGTGTTGTCGTCGTCCCCCTCCGGGGACACGAAGAAGACCCTGCCGCCGTTGTAGATTTTTACTGGCGGCAGGGTCGGCTCTGTCTGGACTCTTTGGGCTGCAGTTGAGCAGCCGGTGGCTGTTATGAGTAAGGCCACAGATAGACTTAAAAGCTTAAGCGCCTTACCAGCACATTCCATAGTATTCACACCTCTCTATCAGGTCG is a window of Thermovibrio ammonificans HB-1 DNA encoding:
- a CDS encoding HlyD family efflux transporter periplasmic adaptor subunit, whose product is MSEEKNQNNIGKMKFRAEPTRHFPRYRIPAYIEIDGKRYKLKDWSIGGCAIIGLPEEYLQKRWATGNLIVPFDTFDTVIKNIKLEFLRKNPDGTIGCRFTELRPDQISLMQDIIEAYLEGSIEPSVDEFINTIKREDLREALEARKPKAPKRAEAEEILRRIFITFLFVVIILTLVIFILEALYTRVYLVRAVSAFYDAPLKVIRTPASGFFKFKNPIHPGDRIKKDEILGFMNVPGLVSFVIPSPVEGTVTKVFVTNNDAVREGDPLMLVLPKGKRVYVFANILHKDLERVRVGDTARVIRFDGKVIIGKIVEIKASPSLAALHSTSPMPAYSFAWNYDRVKIELPPDSCSLDDIGNSVEVQIDLTPPLLKPVFALLPKF
- a CDS encoding glycosyltransferase, which encodes MQQIIYTIIYILFLIGYALWLWPIYFVPEAKRYLIIIGAIAAWRYTWFIINALRATFYKKVYFPTIRKRARALPREMLPKNVFILVTTYRIPEHISISVYRAAIREIINCANKGMKATLIASVVEKSEENLVKKLWTTLKPPQNTKLIIVRFAGTGKRDGLAVAFRALLKEPVNLKDAIVALVDGDSILTDGVMEKCAELFALYPKLGAVTTDEDCILEEKNFAYKVYKQWYKLRFAQRDTYMASAALSRRVPTLTGRMSVYRGILFLDPEFTETVQYDFIEHWRIGWLRFLTGDDKSTWYYVLKNGWEMLYVSDAMVYTHEDPPDPNFLKGATMLMMRWYGNSLRATYRAMKIPSSIASLYMWYMIRDQRITMWTGLYGLLAAILGEIKWGGGIIFAYFWWILFTRFIIILYYAMQRGYYYMSWPFFLYFNQIYGSLVKIYITSHLYRQKWTRQKTILAGEETIWDRLYVVATSHMELVAKILTFFILTGYSVGFFNIYDLINLTRIFGGR
- a CDS encoding DUF1565 domain-containing protein, with product MECAGKALKLLSLSVALLITATGCSTAAQRVQTEPTLPPVKIYNGGRVFFVSPEGDDDNTGLSSKYPLKHIQSALELAQPGDTIVLMPGTYRENIKTVRDGLPGKPITVVGTPGSLIVGNDKPKGRIIDVRNSYIQLLHLNINGQFADCTEENCYHDKLIYIHGSPEKMLSGIRVEAVNLKNALGECLRIKYSENSEIAWNSISHCGLRDFVFGRGKQNGEGIYVGTAPEQTHGHPDHTKNILIRYNTIATYGAECVDVKEGATKIVIENNVCLKSMQKTSGGISVRGNREVIRYNIVFDNKGAGIRLGGDTKEFGIENEVTYNFLDNNLKAALKIMRTPQDKMCSNRSTDTEKLYYPKEKRFMGAFEPCNR